The DNA window tggtggggatgggggagggaacagGAGTGGGGACAATGGGGGAGTTGGAGAGAACGCGAGATTCATGGGGTACCAGGAGAGGGAGAGTTGAGATTACGGGGTGCCAGGTGGGAGATTGGAGGGGGAGAGGCAAGATTCATGGGGAGTAAGGAGGGAGGCAGGCAAGAATTAGGGGGAgcgagggggaagagagaggctgCGGGGAGCGGTTAGTTTATCAGTGACGAGGCTGGGGCCCCAGACGGAGCAGGCGAGGGgaaggaagggtgggggaaggcgCGGGATGGGAAGGACAGGGCCCAGGGCAGATCCAGCGGGTTGTTGGAGAGGGCAGGGATGGAGATAGgcgagggggaggaagggaaagagggcagggaggggaggggggtggaggaagTGCCCAGTGGGGATGagaaggaggcagaggagaaggcggaggaggcctgcaGGGGGTTGCTGGCAGCGGCAGAGTTCTTGGAGGCGAAGAGCAGTGAGGGCTTGTCGCCGGCATGGGTGCGCTGGTGCCGGTTGAGGTGGGAGCTGCGGCTGAAGCACTTCCCACACTCGGGGCACTTGTAGGGCTTCTCGCCGGTGTGCACGCGCTGGTGGATGGTGAGCTCTGAGCGCTGGATGAAGCTCTTGCCGCACTCGGAGCACTGGTAGGGCTTCTCGCCCAGGTGGGTGCGCTGGTGGGTGATGAGGTTGGAGCTGACGCTGAAGCACTTCCCGCACTCGGGGCAGCGGTAGGGCTTCTCCCCGGTGTGCATGCGCCGGTGAATGGTCAGGTCCGACTTCTGGATGAAGCCCTTCCCGCAGTCGGGGCAGGCATAGGGCTTCTCGCCCGTGTGGATCCGCTGGTGTTTCACCAGGGCCGAGCGCTGCCCAAAGCCCTTCCCGCAGTCCGTGCACTTGAATGGCTTCTCTGCCGGTGGTGGCGGGGGCTTCCCCGCCGCCAGGCTCTTCCCGCAGTCCATGCACTGCTGGGCGCGCAGCCTTGGGTGCAGCACGGGAGGCGAGATGCCACCCAAGCTTTTCCCGCAGTCAGTGCATTTGTGGGGCTTCCCTCCGGCCGCCACCTGGCCCTTGGGACTGGCACCGCTGGCCACATAGCTCTTCCCGCAGTCCATGCACTGGTGGGGCCTGTCGCCAGCATGCACCCGCTGGTGCTTGATCAGCGCCGCGCTCTGGCCAAAACAGCGCCCGCAGTCGGAGCACTTGAAGAGTTTGCCATGCTGGTGAGCAGCCAGGAAGCCCTTGAGGTGCTCGGGGCAACGGTAGGAGGCCTGCTCGGCAGCATGGATCTTCTGGTGCCGGTCCAGGTGGGAGCTGACGCTGAAACTCTTGCCGCAGTCGGGGCAGGTGTAGGGCCGCTCGCCGGTGTGGACGCGCTGGTGCCGCTCCAGGTCGGAGCGCTGGATGAAGCGCTTACCGCAGTCACCGCACTGGAAGGGGCGCTCGCCGGTGTGGATGCGCTGATGCTGAGTCAGGTTGGAGCTGCGGCTGAAGCGCTTGCCGCAGTCACCGCACTGGTAGGGCCGCTCGCCACTGTGGGTCTTGCGGTGCTTGGAGAGTGAGGCCCGCTGGGCAAAGCACTTCCCACACTCGGGACACTGGTGGGCAGCCactgccgcctcctcctcctcttcctcctcggCCTGGCAGGCCCGGTGACGGGCCGCTGGGCTGCCGCTGCAGCCCTTGCCTCCTCCGCAGGCATGGTGGCGGCGCTGTTCCCCCAGGTGGGTGCGCCGGTGCCGGTCCAGGTGGGAGCTGACACTGAAGCACTTGCCGCACTGGCCACACTGGTAAGGGCGCTCGCCGGTGTGGACACGCTGGTGCCGCTCCAGGTCCGACTTCTGGATGAAGCTCTTGCCACAGTCACCACAGTGGAAGGGGCGCTCACCGGTGTGGATACGCTGGTGCTGTGTCAGGTTGGAGCCGCGGCTAAAGCACTTGCCACAGTCATCGCAGCGGTAGGgcttctctcccgtgtggatctTCTGGTGCTTGGCCAGAATGGAGCGCTGGCGGAAGCAGCGCCCGCACTCCCCACACTGGTGCGGCTTCTCCGGCGTCTGCACCCGCTGTGCTGCCCGCCCGCAACCGTAGTCCTTCCCGCACTCAGTGCAGACGCCTGCCCCCCGCTGCTGCGACAGTGGGGGCTCTTTCCCCTTCTTGAGGCCAGCACGGCGAGTGGCTTTGCCCTCTTGCTTCCTCGGTGCAGGGCTCTTCTGCTGCGGTGGCTGCCCTTCTGACCGGCACTGGCTCCCGCTGGCTTTACCCTGATCGGGGCCCTCGGTTTTCCCTGGCAAGGCCTCGGGTGACTCTGCCTTCTCAGAGCCTTCCTGAGGGGGGGTCTCCTCCTCGTTGTCACTTGGCGCCCCGTCACCTGCTGGAGAACCCAGACACAAGTCAGTCCCTGcgctgagggggaagggagattgGCCACGGTAGGGATTAGCCCAGAGAGCTGCTGGGGAGATTGAAAAATCAGGAGCTGAATCCGCCCCACCCCTAGCCCTTCTGAGCTCTCAGTGGGAGGGGACTATTCCCGGGTGTTGTGGGAAACCATGAGTGATGGCTGCCAGGAGGATCCAACAGCTGCTGGGGACAATCCTGACCTGGGTGACATGTGGTaggatggggaagaggaggcaATGGGGGAACTAccattctgctttcatttattcTGCACCTCAATTGTCTACAGCAGCCTGCTCACTCTCACTTAAAGCCATCTCTCTTTGCCTTGAGCTGGGACGGTGCCCACCCACTTCTCTGTCCTGTATCCAATCCCTACTCACCTTCTCCTGGCCTGCAGGACTGCccaacccagcccctgccctcatCTCGCTTCATACCACCCCAATCCCCTAGTCAGAGCTGCACGGAGCACCAAACCTTCCACTTTCCACAATGGTTTAAAGCAAAGGTGGAGATTCCAGGCTAAGTAGCCTTGAAGTCGTGGTGAGAAAAGGCGCTGTGATGCgacgatggggggggggggggaggggggacacacgACACAGTTAAGGATGGTTGCGACAAGGTTTTGATTTAAAACTAATCATCAAACCCTCTGAAATCCAGACTAACAGTGAGATCAGCTTGAAAACTGGCATACCAGCTAtagttgccacctttctaattgctggtaaccagacccctgaggcccctgccccgccccttccccacaagGCCCCACTCTTGCTCTACCTCTTCCTTCGTggccccactcccttctctgcctcgtcccccaaggccctgcccctatCTGTTCCTCCTCTCCCTTGTTGCTTGCTGGATTGTcgccacctccctccccccccacccgagctgggctccctctgttttggggctgggacagcagctgctgcagcctgacaggGAGcttgcctgcaggtaggaggcagtcCCAGCTGAGCAGGAGTTGGCACAGGTTAATGACCCAgcgccacccccccgccccatggtaACCAGACTGTTGGTGCCCGGTCAGTACATCTGACCAGACACTGCCAAGATTCCTTTTCTTGACTGGACTTTCCTGACAACCCTAATATGGGGTGAGGGTAGAAGTGTGACCAATTTGGAGTCATTTGGTCCAGTGGatcctgagagagagagcatCCCCGGAACTCCCTGTTTGTCAAACATCACCTTTCTCAGCACAGGCAAAACAGAAATGTGGCACAAAGAACAAGCCGCCAAAACCAGCTGCTACAAAGCTCTTAGCCATGCTTCCAGGAGGGGTGGAATGAACCACTGGAGATCTCACAGAGAGAGAAGATACTTTACAGAGGAGCCTAAGGGGCGGAGTCACAAGCTAAGAGCCGGAAGTCTAGGAGGTCAAGTCTccattggtctcattacagtgacaacacgcattttttcatgttctctgtgtatatatatcttcgtactgtattttccactgcatgcatctgatgaagtgggttttagctcatgaaagcttatgaccaaataaatttgttagtctctaaggtgccacaagtactccttggtttttgttgctgatacagactaacacggctaccactctgaaacttgttaataTTTCGGTGTGCTTCACAGCTCTTATTGACCAAGGGCTCACAACCTTAATCAGAGATGGCAGAAGCTTCCTAACAATGGAGGGAGTTGCCCCTTCCCCCGCACTACTTCttccccccaaaacccctccccctccctgcattcTTACgaccagtaaaaagtgggagggctattaAAAGGGCTTTTAAAAGTGGTGGCGGGGGCACATAACCACCACCCCCATTCCGGTGCCCCTGAACTTAACCTGAGGGGAGATAATTGTTCCCCTCATTTTACAGCTATGATTGCTGAGTTTGCACAAGGTCACTTCTAGCAGAGATGGGAAAAGAACCTAGGTTTCTAATACAGCAGCTCCCCCGACTTGGGGCCTGTCTACACCGCGCTGCAGTGCAGACTATGGGGATGTGAACTGTAGAGCACATCCAAATTTTGCATtctaactgccccatgtagaccctgctggtgcaaacTAAGAAGTGCCCAGCATGCACTGATGTAATCCTGTTTCAGAATGGACAACGTTAACGTAGACTAGGCACCTTTTAGCTCACACCAGCATACGGCAGAGTGCAACATTTTGGTGACCTCTGCAATTTGCACCCCTGTAATCCAGACTGTGGCCCATGTAGACCGGCCCTCAGTCACACTGTCTTTTAGAATGGATTGGCCAAACCTATGTGCTGCATTATTCTCTCTGTAGCCACTTCTCTCCCCACTAGTTCACACTTCCCTCCCTGTGCCagagctcctgactcccagccctgcagcgctGCCTGACACGCACCCAGTAAGCCTGTCAGGACATCTGGAGATGCCACGCACATTATATATTTAACTGATTTGAATATTTGATTAGTGTACTTGAATCTTATCACCATCAGCCCTATGCTTCTACTGCCTCTGAAATGTCCATTTCTTCCCAGCTCTAAATACATAAATTGTATCAATAAGATAATTCCTCCTCAGTTCAGAAAGCTCTCAGACACCCCTCCCTGGCCTCACTGACCCCCCCGTCACAACTCTCCTCAAATCCCCCcttgctcccctgcccctcccattaTACCCCCTGAAATCTCCTCAAATCCCTCcttgttccccttcccctcccctcatgcCTACCAAATCTGCTTAAATCCCCCCTTGTTCCCCTGCCGCTCCCCTCATATCCCCCAAATCTCCTCAAATCCCCATTCTCCTGCCCCACCTTCATACCCCCCAAATCTCCTCAAATCTTCCCttgttcccctgcccctcccctcgcATCCCCCAAATCTCCTCAAATCCCCCCTTGtttgcccctcccatcccccaaatcTCCTCAAATCCCCCCttgttcccctgcccctcccatcccccaaatcTCCTCAAATCCCCCCttgttcccctgcccctcccctgatACCCCCCCACATCTCCTCAAATCCCCCCTTTCCCTGTGGCCCCTCCCACCCAAATCCTcaaccccccttctccctctGGCTTCCTCCCCAAATTTCCTCAaatgccctctccccccccaaatccccccttcacctgtagcccctccccccaaacccccctctccttctggACCCTTCTCCCCCAAATCTCCTCaaactccccactccctccagcccctgccccctcgaGTTTCTCATAATCGCCCTCCCGACTCCTTAAATTGCCCCACACCCAATTCATCTCTTATCCATAACTGGCGGGGCTCCTCCTGGCTGGGAAATCCAGATCACACCCATGCCCTGCTGCACCATCCACTCCTTCACTCCTGGTGGGAACAGTGGTGTCAGGTCAGATCCCTGTCTCTCACTCCCAGCCCTTCTGGCTCCTTCTCTGCCTAGATGACCCCTTGtccttcctccttttcctcaCACTTGCTGGTTTGCGGCACTCGACCCTTGTGATCTCAGTGTCCTACCTGATCCATCTACCCCACATGGCTGTAACAGATCCATGTTTAACACGCATACTGACAAGGTTCGGTGGCCAGCTGCAAACTAGGGGCGAGAAAGTTCCACTGATTTAACTTAAGGTGCaaatttaaaccaatttagttaaaccagcgCAAACCTCTTGGTTGGACCAGTGGAGCTTTCATTGATTCAGAATCAGTTTAAATTAAACCAAAACGAGCCCCTCTCAATCcaaaataagggcttgtctaccactgaaagttaatttggattaaggtAAAATGTGGTGTACCAACATGGGGACCAACTATTTGACaattggctcttcaatctagcagagaaaggcacaacatgatccaatggctggaagatgaagctagagaAACTCAGACAGGGAatcaggtgtaaatttttaacagtgagggtaattaaccattggaactacTTGCCAAGGGGTCGTGgcggattctccattactgactattttaaaatcaagactgggtgtttttctaaaagctctgcttgAAGAATTGTTTTGGGCCTGTGTTATCCAAGAAGTCACACTAGATGATCCTGTTACAAtctgcagggctggaacaagGACCATGGGGGCTCTGGGACACTGATGTCTCCGCATTGCCATGGGAGGCTTAGGCTGGGCTCCCATGGGAGGAGcctgtgaggctgggctcagCAGGACTACTGCCCAGCACGATGGGAGTGGTGGCCTCTCACAGCTCCCTGACTGGCTGATACCAGtacttaaaccaggaagccatgcaGGGGAGCTGTCTGAGCTACAGCATAGATCACCCGATTGCCTCTGCTCCAGACCCAGCCTGCAATAGTCCAGAGACTGCAGCTTCTGACTCTGATGTGTCCTCAACTTCGCTATTGGATGGCTGATGCCTGACCCCGATCTCCTGGTAAcctggccctgcctgcctcctgacgCCTGACTCTCGGTTCGCTCTGTGGCCTGTCTCGGACTCTGACTTTCCAGTAGCTGATTTGGCCTGACTACTGCTCTGTCCAGTAGGCCTGACTGCCCTCGTCCCTGTCATGACAGTATGCTCAGACTATCTTTGCCTCTTCCCcccatccatccaacccctccacaGACAATGAAAGGGGCTGGCCACCCTCCAACCAGCCGCTCCCCCCAGTGGCCTGGGACCTGAGGATCAAGACACCCCTCTGCAGGCGGAGAACCTCGCACTACAGACCCACGCTGAGAGGCATGCACTCAATGCACAGACCCTAAGCGAGCAGCTAGCACACTCACGGGGAGAAGCAGTGACGCTCTGTGCCCGAACAAACCACCCATCACCTGAACCAGACCCCACAGTACCACTGCCCGAATGGTTCGATAGGGATCGTCAGAAATTCTGGGATTTTCTGGACCAATGcaggctgctcttcctgttcTGCCCCGAGCGTACCCACAGACCAGACTAAGGTGAGGCTAGTCATCAGCCTGCTCTTTGGCAAAGCGCTCCATTGGGCTTCCCCGCTGTTGGTGTGGAACAGCTCTGCACTCTTCGACTGGGACGCCTTCCTGCAAGCCTTCGTGACCCTCTTTGATGACCGGCACTGCATCTGCACAGCAGAGTCTGCCCTCCAGAAGTTTTGCCAGGGGCAAGAGCCGGCCACCTCCTACATCTCCCATTTCCGACGGGTCGTGGCTGATGTTGAATGGAAGAAGTTCAGTTCCACTGGGGACTCAATGACGGGGTCAAGACTAACTAGCCTGCGTTGAAAACTGATCCACCTAGGCACCTTTATTGACCCTTGCCCTGTGCATTGACTCTCAGCTGCATGAACGGAAGGAGGAAAGGAGGGCTGGCCCGACACCCCACACCTGCCCTCCATACCGAGGCCGGCAGAACTGAGCCTTGAACCTGTGTAGGTTGACCGAGGTCGCCGACATCTGATCCCAGAGGAGAGAGTGCATCGACAACAGCTGAACCTCTGTTTTTACGCAGGTGGAGGGGTGGAACCAGGACACACCTTTGCCTCCTGCCCAGATCGGAGTAACTTGGGAAATGCACCAGCCCAGGCCTGGCGGAGGTGTGTGTGAACTCCATGATCCAGAACGACCCCCATCCTCTAGTAGAGCCCCACCTGGGAACCATGGTGCCTCTCCGCATTTCCAGTTGCTACTGAGATTGCAGGTCTTGGGGCAGGCACAGTAGATCTCCCTATAGCTAGCGATGATAGACTCCGGGACTGCTGCCAACTTTATAGATGCTGAAGCAGCCAAAACCCTCTAGGTCTGGCCAAAACCCACACCGGATCATGTGGAGATGATTGATAGGTCACCTTGATTGTTGGGACCAATGATTCAAGAGACCATCCGTAGTGGAAGGGCACCGAGAAACAATGTGATCTTTGATGTGATCTGTTCCCCATTCTTCTTGATAATTCTTGGCATTCCTTGGTTGGAGTAGTATGACCCATGTACCTCCTGATGGTGGAGGAGCATTAGCTTCTCCTTCGAATATCGTCAGAAAGCATGTCTCCAATGACGCAACCAACCCCAAAATGACCTGCACCTAGGCCCCAGGATGGAAGGAGACTCTCAGAAGCAGAACACTGGATGGCAGGGTCTACCCAGATGTGAGTGGCAACAGGTCAGAACCTCAGCTTCCCTGACAAATACCGTGACTACCTGGATGTGTTCgaaaagaaaaatgcagactCACTACCCCAACACAGAGACTTTTGCCTGATAGACCTACATGCCAAGCAAAGATGCCCTACCGGCAGATATACTCCACATCTGAACCACAGCTGGAGTCGCTATGTGTGTATATCCAGGAAAACTTCACCAACAGCTTCATTTGGCGATCCAGCTCTCCAGTGAGGGCACCAGTCCTCTTTGTGAAGAAGGATG is part of the Eretmochelys imbricata isolate rEreImb1 chromosome 14, rEreImb1.hap1, whole genome shotgun sequence genome and encodes:
- the LOC144275199 gene encoding uncharacterized protein LOC144275199, with the translated sequence MQENYENVISLAEEIAISWPRITAFAESHRRRGLVSGIDMESEQGQLEPAQVQNSAAAGPSEGGMTPDLRRQLGLILQTAGRSQVEKMLRELVREQSQEGKRKARKKATRSAKDAGDGAPSDNEEETPPQEGSEKAESPEALPGKTEGPDQGKASGSQCRSEGQPPQQKSPAPRKQEGKATRRAGLKKGKEPPLSQQRGAGVCTECGKDYGCGRAAQRVQTPEKPHQCGECGRCFRQRSILAKHQKIHTGEKPYRCDDCGKCFSRGSNLTQHQRIHTGERPFHCGDCGKSFIQKSDLERHQRVHTGERPYQCGQCGKCFSVSSHLDRHRRTHLGEQRRHHACGGGKGCSGSPAARHRACQAEEEEEEEAAVAAHQCPECGKCFAQRASLSKHRKTHSGERPYQCGDCGKRFSRSSNLTQHQRIHTGERPFQCGDCGKRFIQRSDLERHQRVHTGERPYTCPDCGKSFSVSSHLDRHQKIHAAEQASYRCPEHLKGFLAAHQHGKLFKCSDCGRCFGQSAALIKHQRVHAGDRPHQCMDCGKSYVASGASPKGQVAAGGKPHKCTDCGKSLGGISPPVLHPRLRAQQCMDCGKSLAAGKPPPPPAEKPFKCTDCGKGFGQRSALVKHQRIHTGEKPYACPDCGKGFIQKSDLTIHRRMHTGEKPYRCPECGKCFSVSSNLITHQRTHLGEKPYQCSECGKSFIQRSELTIHQRVHTGEKPYKCPECGKCFSRSSHLNRHQRTHAGDKPSLLFASKNSAAASNPLQASSAFSSASFSSPLGTSSTPLPSLPSFPSSPSPISIPALSNNPLDLPWALSFPSRAFPHPSFPSPAPSGAPASSLIN